The stretch of DNA CAGAGCCCCGCCGAGCCCGCGGTGGAGGGCCTGGCCAAGCTCGCCAGCCTCGGCAGCGGCGACGCCCCGGCGCTCCCCGCCGCGGCGGACCCGCTCGCCGGCCGCCCGGCCGCCGCCGCGCCGGCCTCCTGGCCCGCGGCCCCCTCCCCCGCCGCGCGCGACGCCGACCCGCTCGCCGGCCCCTCCCCCCTCTCCTCCCCCGCGCCGTCCCCCGCTCCCGGCGCGCCCCTCTCCACGCAGGGCACCGGCGGGTTCTCCGGCTCCCCCTACGACACCGGGTCCTACAGCCGCCCCAGCAGCTACGACACCGGATCGCACAGCCGCCCCACGGCGCCCTCCCCCTACGACACCGGGTCCTACAGCCGCCCCAGCAGCTACGACACCGGATCGCACAGCCGCCCGACGGCCCCCTCTCCCTACGACACCGGGTCCTACAGCCGCCCCAGCGGCTACGACACGGGGTCCTACGGCCGACCGAGCTCCTACGACACCGGATCGCACGCCCGCCCCACGGCGCCCTCCCCCTACGACACCGGGTCCTACAGCCGCCCCAGCAGCTACGACACCGGATCGCACAGCAGGCCCACCGCGGAGGCGTACCGGCCGGAGCCCGCCCCCGACCCGCTCACCGACCCCGCGTTCGACCGGCGGCCGCGGCACTCCGCCCCGCCAGCCGCGGAACCCTCCGCCTGGTCCGGTGAGACCGGCGGGTTCGACCGCACCTCGTTCGGCGACCCGGCGCCCTACACCGGCTCCGCCGACCCCTCCTGGGGCGGCGGCACCGGCGGTCGGCCGTCCATGGCCCCGCGCACCGGGTTCGAGCCGGCACCGCCGCCCCCGGCCCCGCTCTACGGCGGATCGGCCGGGACCGGCGCCTACGACGGCGCCCCCTATGACAGCGCCTCCTTCGACACCGGCTCGTTCACCGGCGGCTACGGCGGCGGATCGGCGGGCACCGGGGCCTACGACAGCGGATCGCTCGGCGCGGGACCGTTCGGTTCCAGCGGCTACGACCAGGGCCTGTACGGCTCCCGCCCCGCGGCCGACCCGCTCGGCCCCGCCCCCTCCCCCGGCTACGGCGACGTGCTCGGCGGCCAAACGGGCCCCGCCGCCCCCTCCCCCGGCGGGTGGAACCCGTACGGCACCGACCCCGACTCCCCCTACCCCCCGGACGGCTACGGCCGGCGCTGACCCCGGGACGGGCGGCCGGCCGGCCCGGCCACCCGGTTCCGCGGCGCCAAAACACCGCCCGAACGACATCCCGAGCGGCCGGGAGACGGACCGAAACGCGGTCCCGCCTCCCGGCCGCTTCCGTATGTCGAGAGAAACCCCGGTGATTCGCGCCGATTCGTCCGCACTTCCGCGGCGGCAGCGAAAAAGTTCCCACTCGGCGCGGCAAGAACGGTTATCAACATCACTCCCGGTCGCGCCCGCCGTCCACCGCACCGGTTGGCTACATTGAGTCACCGACAGCGTCCGGTGCGTGGCCGACGGGCCGCGCCGCCCCGCGGTGCCGCCCCGGCCTCCCCCGCGCACCTCCCCCACCGGAAGGCCGCTGTCCCCAGAGCGCCAGCCCGTCCGACCCAATGAGGGGGACACATGCACCACGACGCCCAGGGAACGCCCGCAGGCCCTCCACACCCGCAGGACGATACGTCCTCCCCGCTCACCTCGCTGCCGTTACTCCGCAACCCCCTCGGCGACTTCGGCGCCTCGCTGGTCGTGTTCCTGGTCGCGGTCCCGCTCTCGCTCGGCATCGCCGTCGCCTCCGGCGCCCCGCTGGTGGCCGGGCTCATCGCCGCGGTCGTCGGCGGGATCGTGGTCGGCCTGGCGGGCGGCTCCCAGGTCCAGGTGAGCGGCCCCGCAGCCGGGCTGACGGTGATCGTCGCCGACCTCGTACTGGCGCACGGCTGGCAGGTCACCTGCCTGATCACCCTGCTCGCCGGGCTGCTCCAGGTGCTGCTCGGCGCCTTCCGGATCGCGCGGGCCGCACTGGCCGTCTCCCCCGCCGTCATCCACGGCATGCTCGCCGGCGTCGGGATCACCATCGCCCTGGCACAGCTGCACGTGGTGCTGGGCGGCGACCCGCAGAGCTCCGCCGTGGACAACGTGCTGGAACTCCCCGGCCAGGTGCTCGACAACCACACCCCGGCCGTCGCCGTCGGCCTGCTCACCATCGCGGTGATGCTGCTGTGGCCGCGCCTGCCCGGGCCGCGCCGGCTGCGCGCGGTCCCGGCGGCGCTGGTCGCCGTCGGCGCCGCGACCGCCGCCTCGGTCCTGGCCGGCCTGCCCGTCGAGCGGGTGGACCTGCCCGACTCCCTGGCCCAGGCGTGGAGCGGCCCCGTCCTGCCCGACCGCGCCGAGGTGCACGCGGTGGCGATCGGCGCGGTCACCATCGCCCTGGTCGCCAGCGTGGAGTCGCTGCTGTGCGGCCTGGCCACGGACCGGCTGCACAACGGCCCCCGCATCCGGCTCGACCGGGAGCTGGTCGGCCAGGGCGCGGCCAACACCGTCAGCGGCGCCCTCGGCGGCCTGCCGGTCGCCGGCGTCATCGTGCGCAGCAGCGCCAACGCCCGCGCCGGCGCGCGCACCCCGCTCTCCACGGTGCTGCACGGCGTGTGGATCCTGCTCTTCGTCGCCCTCTTCGCCAACGTGGTGGAGATGATCCCGATGGCGGCGCTGGCGGGGCTGCTCGTCTTCGTCGGCCTGCAGATGGTCAACCTGGCCCACCTCAGCGACCTGCGCCGGCACCACGAGGCCAGCGTCTACCTGGTGACCATGGGCACGGTCGTGCTGCTCGGCCTGCTCGAAGGCGTCATCATCGGCTTCGCCCTGGCGCTGTTGGTCGCGCTGCGCCGGCTCACCCGGCTCACCGTCTCCACCGAGGAGTCCGAGGGCCGCTGGCACGTGGTGGTGCACGGCTCGCTCACCTTCCTCGGCGTCCCCCGGGTCAACCAGGTGCTGCGCACCGTGCCCACCGGCGCCCGCGTCGACCTCGACCTGCACGTCGACTTCATGGACCACGCCTCGTTCGAGGCGATCCACGCCTGGCGGGTGGACCACGAGCGCACCGGCGGCCGGGTCGACATCGACGAGGTGCACGAGAACTGGTACGAGCGGAGCTCCCGGCAGTCGCCCCCGGTCGGCAAGACCACGCCGCGCGGCCTGGCCCGCTGGTGGGCCCCCTGGGGCATGCGCGGCGGGTTCGACCGGTCCGCCCCCGCCTCCGGCCTGCTGCTGGCCGGCGCCCGGGAGTACCACTCCAGCACCGCCGGGCGGATGCGGTCGCTGATGAGCGGGCTGGCCCACCGGCAGCACCCCTCGGCGCTCTTCATCACCTGCGCCGACTCCCGGGTGGTGCCGAACGTGATCACCTCCAGCGGCCCGGGCGACCTGTTCACCGTGCGCAACATCGGCAACCTGGTGCCGACGCACGACGAGACCGAGCTGGACTCCTCGGTGGGCGCCGCGATCGAGTACGCCGTGGAGGTGCTGGACGTCCCCTCCGTCGTGGTGTGCGGGCACTCGCACTGCGGCGCGATGAAGGCGGTGCTGGACGGCGCGCACACCGACCCGGGCGGGGCCCGCGCCGGCCGGCTGCAGCGCTGGCTCGCCTTCGCCCGCGGCTCCCTGCAGCGGCCCCGCGCCGAGCACGCCGCGGCCACCGGCGACCCGGAGGCGCTGCGGATCCTCGCCCAGGAGAACGTGATCCGCCAGCTGGAGAACCTGATGACCCACCCGGTGGTACGGGACCGCGTCGAAACCGGGCGGCTGGAGCTCACCGGCATGTTCTACGACCTGGACACCGCCCAGGTGCTGGTGCTGGACCGGCGGACCGGCGCCTTCGAACCGGTCGCCTCGGGAACGGTCCCCGTCCCGCGCAACGCGGACGACGACCGCCCGGCGGACGAGCCCGCCGCACCCTGACCCGGCACGGCCGGCACGGCCGGCCCGGCGCTACTCCTCGTCGGGCCGGTCGTCCCGGCCGTCCTTCTGCACCTCGGACGCCTGGTATCGGGCGAAACCGATGATCACCGCGATCGCCAAGATGGGCAGCCCGAACATCAGCACCCAGACCAGGGTCATGTCCATACGCAAAGACACCCGACTTCCCGCTCACCGGCATACGGGGACGCCACCGGTCTCCCAATGTAGCGCCCGACCGCGCTCCGTGCGCCCGCAACCCCGCAGCGGCAGGCGATCCGGGCGTCCGTCCACCACCGGCCAAGAATCCTTGAAGGACATCCTTCGGCTCTGTCGACTTCTCCCGGACCGAGGAGCGACACCTGCGCCCCCTCGGCCGGCGCACCATCGGTGATGAGCGCATCGCCACCGTCCGCCTCAGCGCCGGGATCGACCTCGTCCCCGTCGCCCTGCACACCGATCACCCGCTCCGGGCCGACCGCTGGTCCGGCCCTTGCACCCGGGAAAACGAGAGGAGCAGGTTCGCCGTATCCCCCATGCCCGCTCCGGGGGTCCCCTGATCCATATGCCGGCCGGAGTCCCCGACGGCATCGACCTCGACATGGTCATCGCCACCGCAGAGCGCCACGCCCCGGACGTGATCGCCGAAGAACTGCATGATCGGCACGGCCACGCCGACTCACCCGGTGTCCAGGACGAGAAGGATCGAAGGGGAGTCGGCCGGTAAGCCGGATTCTGTCGGCCCCTCGGAAGGGGCCGGGCGGCCATCCATCTGGGGCCGCCGTTGCCGGCGACCTCGGTGCGGTCAACCCGCGGACATCGGGCGGGCCGCCCTCGATCGTCCGCGCGGAGGGCCGGAGCCCTCCTTCTCGACCTTGCTCCGGGTGGGGTTTACCGAGCCGACCGGATCACTCCGGCCGCTGGTGGTCTCTTACACCACCGTTTCACCCTTACCACCGCGAACGGTGGCGGTCTGCTCTCTGTGGCACTGTCCCGCGGGTCGCCCCGGGTCGGTGTTACCGACCACCCTGCCCTGTGGAGTCCGGACTTTCCTCGACGCCCTGACGGCGCCGCGACCGCCTGGCCGACTCCCCGATATGCATCGTATCGCGGAGCGGACCCGGCGCGCGCCGCCCGCGGGGCGCGGAGCCGGGTCCCTGCTCAGGCCGGGCCCTCCCCCGCCAGGTGGGCGGTGTCGTTGAAGGAGCGCAGCACCATCGGGCCGTCGCTGTAGCAGGCGACCTCGCTCAGCCCCGCCACGTCCAGGTGCATCCGGTACAGCGCCTCCACCGGCGCGCCCAGCGCCTGCGCCACGATCGCCTTGATCGGGGTCACATGGCTCACCACCAGCACCGTGCGGCCGCGGTACCGCTCCACCAGGGCGTCGCGCGCCTTGCCCACCCGGCGGCCCGCCTCGGCCAGGCTCTCCCCGCCCGGCGGGGCCACCTCCGGGTCGGCCAGCCAGGCGGCCAGCTCGGCCGGGCGGTCCCGGCGCACCTCGGCGAAGGTCATGCCCTCCCACGCGCCGAAGTCGGTCTCCCGCAACCCCGGCTCCGGCTCCACCTGCAGGCCCAGCCCGGCGGCGGCGATCTCCGCGGTGTCCATGGTGCGGCGCAGCGGCGAGGCGACCACCGCCTCGATCCCCGCCCCCGCCAGCCGGCCGGCCGCGGCCCGCGCCTGGGCGCGGCCCGCGTCGGTCAGCTCGACATCGCCCACCCCGGCGAAGCGGCGCTCCACCGACAGCGGCGTCTGCCCGTGCCGGAGCAGCAGCAGCCGGGTGGGGTCGGTGTCCGGGTCCGACCAGCCGGCCGCGGGGGCCGGGCCCGCCGCCTCCGCCGCACCGGACGGACCGGCCGCGGCCCCCTCGGCGGACCCCCCGGCCGCGCCGAGCCGCA from Nocardiopsis composta encodes:
- a CDS encoding SulP family inorganic anion transporter is translated as MHHDAQGTPAGPPHPQDDTSSPLTSLPLLRNPLGDFGASLVVFLVAVPLSLGIAVASGAPLVAGLIAAVVGGIVVGLAGGSQVQVSGPAAGLTVIVADLVLAHGWQVTCLITLLAGLLQVLLGAFRIARAALAVSPAVIHGMLAGVGITIALAQLHVVLGGDPQSSAVDNVLELPGQVLDNHTPAVAVGLLTIAVMLLWPRLPGPRRLRAVPAALVAVGAATAASVLAGLPVERVDLPDSLAQAWSGPVLPDRAEVHAVAIGAVTIALVASVESLLCGLATDRLHNGPRIRLDRELVGQGAANTVSGALGGLPVAGVIVRSSANARAGARTPLSTVLHGVWILLFVALFANVVEMIPMAALAGLLVFVGLQMVNLAHLSDLRRHHEASVYLVTMGTVVLLGLLEGVIIGFALALLVALRRLTRLTVSTEESEGRWHVVVHGSLTFLGVPRVNQVLRTVPTGARVDLDLHVDFMDHASFEAIHAWRVDHERTGGRVDIDEVHENWYERSSRQSPPVGKTTPRGLARWWAPWGMRGGFDRSAPASGLLLAGAREYHSSTAGRMRSLMSGLAHRQHPSALFITCADSRVVPNVITSSGPGDLFTVRNIGNLVPTHDETELDSSVGAAIEYAVEVLDVPSVVVCGHSHCGAMKAVLDGAHTDPGGARAGRLQRWLAFARGSLQRPRAEHAAATGDPEALRILAQENVIRQLENLMTHPVVRDRVETGRLELTGMFYDLDTAQVLVLDRRTGAFEPVASGTVPVPRNADDDRPADEPAAP
- a CDS encoding bifunctional RNase H/acid phosphatase; its protein translation is MGRRLAVEADGGSRGNPGPAGFGAVVRDAAGGEVLAEVAEPIGTATNNVAEYRGLIAGLEAAARIDPDAVVEVRMDSKLVVEQMSGRWKVKHPAMKPLAQRAGEVASGLAEVSYTWIPRAQNAHADALANEAMDAAAQGRPVRLGAAGGSAEGAAAGPSGAAEAAGPAPAAGWSDPDTDPTRLLLLRHGQTPLSVERRFAGVGDVELTDAGRAQARAAAGRLAGAGIEAVVASPLRRTMDTAEIAAAGLGLQVEPEPGLRETDFGAWEGMTFAEVRRDRPAELAAWLADPEVAPPGGESLAEAGRRVGKARDALVERYRGRTVLVVSHVTPIKAIVAQALGAPVEALYRMHLDVAGLSEVACYSDGPMVLRSFNDTAHLAGEGPA